agtgcacatggacaggaaaggtttggagggacatgggccaaaaacaagcaggtgggactagtttgattTGAGAACATGGTtgttgtggatgagttggaccgaaggatctatttccatgctgtgtgactctgataCTGTCACATCCTGCAGTTGTCCTCACTGGTTTTGCTGCTCATTTCTGTATTTAGTGTTTACCTGCCTTAATATTTATGTGTAGCTGGGTGTAAATCTTATTTGATTAAAACTCCTGTGAAACACCCTTTTGGATGTTTCTCCATGTTAGTAGGCTGTTTCAGTCCATGTCGCTGTCTGCTGGAATGGCTCCATTATTAACTTTTGCAGGAAACAGTTTGAAATCTTGTTTTGAAAAATTTTTGTCAACTTTGAATCTTACTGCTTGCTCAAGCCTCCCACTTTTCTGGGCACATCATTGGAATGCAAAAGTTAGCTATTGTCATCTTTTCTGTGAGACAAACCCTCTTCCGTATCACTTTGCACTTGGGAAAGAGGTGAGGGCCGAAGAGCTCAGACTTTGCTGTCACTAAGGTTGTGACCTTTAAATAAGCTGCCTTGATTGTTACCCACTGTTGCATTGAAACTGCTCTTCCAACCTACTTGAAAATTGCATCTTTTCTCTCATTGCTCTCCCATCTCCACAATACCCTATCTGAGCTCAACTCCCTGGTTCCCTTATTGGTTCATATTGTTAACAGTTCCCTTTCTTCAAGTACTATACTCCTCTCATTCAAATCTGCCATTATTAACACTCAAAAAATATCAATTTTACAAACTGCTGTCCCATATCCATTGGTCTTTTCTCTCCAAGACTGTCACCTCTCAAATCTGTGCCTGTCTTTCCTGGAAATCCATGTTTAAATTCCTCCAATTGTGTTCCCACCCATGCCACAGCACCAAAATGACTCTGGTCAAATTCACAAATGATACCCTATGAGACTGAAAGGGCAAACTCCGCCTCCTGCTCCTCCATCTGTCTGCATCCTAGAGTTATAGtcttagtcatacagcatggaaacagactcttgggttcaaccagtccatgccaaacataatctcaaactaaactagtcccaattgccttGCTCCTGATTCAGgcatttcccattcatgtatccatccaaatgtcttttaaacatcctCCACTTCATCAAGGTCATTCCGCAAGGAAACCACCCTtcgtgtaaaaaaaaatgttgcctcATAGCttcttttcaaatctctcctctcagcttaaaaatgtgtcccctagtcttgaaattcccatgTTTGGGAAAAGACAATTATCATCAACTCTTacatctcatcattttataaattcctataaGGTTGCTTCTCAACCTCCAGCGAGCCAGTGGAAAAAGTTTCAGCCTTTCCTTATGACCTTAGACATACCATTCTGTTCCACCACCACTCTACTGATGGGACTGCATTTGCCCTATTCTACTCTGTCTGTTTGTAGTCAGAAAATCATGTGCAAATCCCTCCCTTTCCACACCCACACAGTTACCTCTATCCCTCAAGAGTTCATCCTTGATATTCTCTTACTTTTCAACCAcatgcagcccctctgttacaacaTAAGAATCGTGACTTTATTTCTCACATGTTCATGGACAACAGCAAGCTCTACTTCACCATCACCTCTCATGACTGCTCCACTGTTGCTAAGTTATCTGGTTGCTTATCCACTATCCCGTACTGGATAAGCAGTATGAGGAGGACCAGAACTGTAAAGATTGTCTTTATGaagctcagtgtcaaattttgcacGATATAACATTTTATTACTTGAAATACATGCATATTAATGACTGATTTTGTGATTTAAATCTCTAACACATTCCTTTTTAATTGAATGGTGCTCCTTGTGTCACAGAATGAGCGATGCTGCTCTTCATCTGGAATAGTTTTTTTTAGCAATAATCCTCTTATAGTTGCTAGGCTCTCGGTAGCATAATTGATTTTAGAAATGCATATATTCCAATCTGCCCTTCCACTGTGGGACTGGGTGAATATTTATGTATTTGAACATTTCGCCCTGACCTTTTATGATCTGTTGGAGAGGGTATTTTCTAAGTGTGAATGTTCCAGATTCACAGCTCAGTCCAGAGACTGAAGCGCTTAGTCCAACTTGACACTCCAATGCAATGCTGTTGTATTTCAAGGGAGAGGTTGCTAATATGCTGTCTTGTTGGAAGCATtcagccattcagtaagattgttgCTGTTCTGTGTGTCAGCTTCAATCGCTGGCTCGATCACTGTTCCACAAGATAGTGATAATTAGAAACAATTTGTGTACCGAAAATAAAAACCGTAAGTCTCTCcccagatgttaccagacctgctgcgtttctccaacactttgctGTTTTCTTGCAGATTTTCAATGTCtctagcattttgcttttattcacaaACCTAAGATCCCTTTGGATGTATTGAAACTAATGAACTTGAACTTCATTTCAGAAAGGGAGTTTGAGGGGGACATCTTAAAAGAGTAAGATGGTGTTAATATATTCTGCATTAAAGCTTGTAAAAATTCTGCTACGGAGATATAGGTCCCACAGTCAGTGGTAACCAGTGAGATGAAATGTTTAGATAAAAGGAAGCCACACAGCTGTTGACTGAACCTGTTCATTTGAGGTGTAAATGTCttcttttgtttgctttttttcttAGCAACAAGATACCAAGGCAAGAGGCCCAACACGACACGGAATCCTGGACTTCCCTAGATCAGTTTATGGCTAAGCTGTGTAGACATCATCAGATACAGTTTATGAACGTACTAAGCTACGTGCACAGTGAAGCAAGCCCAGTCGAGGAGCCCTCAGAATCCTCATCACATGAGGACATGGCCACATCCAGCCCGTCCCCTGTCCTTCTACGGCCTAAAAATTCTGAGGACCGAACTGGGAGAGGATCCATCTTACAGTCATATCCTTCCTCAAATCAAGAGATCCAAACACCAAACAAATTGAACAGCGAAAGCGTCGAGGAAGAAAACCAGCCAGCTCGGGAGGAGCTACTCCTGCTGGGAACTGAAACAAACAGAGTTGCTTCTGTTGAAAAGCCAACACCTAGAGGCTGCTGTAGCAGTGGAAATTATATAAAAAACTGCACTGAAGAGGCAGTGTTCTCCTCTATAGGTATGTGTACTACTGACTGTAATAAAACTAGGAGCATGGAGGGTCTACAAAAAGAAACTGTGAATCAAAAGGAAATCGATATCTCACAACTAGATCAGACCTCTAGTGAATGTGCACACATTAGTGCTGTTGCCCGATTAGAAGGAATATGTTCTAACAGCTGCGAGAACAAAACAGAGGGTGCAGTTGCTGGCAGAGCTCAGGTTGAAACTTCCCAAGTTCTTTCTGAGGAACTTTTGAACTTGAGTAAGAATTTGTCCAAAAATCAGAGTGGTTCACGGGGCAGTTCCAGAGCTATGTCTGATCACAAAACAATTAAACACACTTCGGTTCAGGGTGGATCTCGAGAACATACCAGTGCTACCAAAAGAATGGTCAAAAATAACCATGTGCTCACGACGGAGTCGAGCACCAAAGATTGGCTTCCCTCGAAGCCGCGTGCTGCTGTGCGTGACGCCAGTGGCCGTCTGAGATTGAAGCCACAGGCTCCTCCCACAAAAACAGCCAGAAAAAGCACCAGGGTGTCTGTACTGCGGGCTCGCTCTTCCATGCCCATGTGCCAATATGTGAACGAGCATGACAACCAGTGTGATATTGTTTACATCAGCAAGCCCATCACCGAATGCCGTTTTGATGCTCAGAGGTCCTTATCTTCCAGTCGAAAGACTGCACGGAAAAGCACACGTGGACATCTCTGCAATGAAGAATATTGGGAGCTAAAGACTGTCCGCACTTTGGCCAAGAGTCCAGCAATGGAGGCGAGAAAGGGCAACTGTCCCTCGTTAATTCCCATACCGTCTGCCCCAATGACTCCAAAACAAGCACTTATCCTGCCTGTCAGTGTGCCCATTTGTgtttctgtggatgctggaactgGTATTCACGGGGACCCTAAGGTGCAGCTGAAAGTCTCTCAGGAAGATAGTCAAGACTTTAGTTATTCAGAGAGTAAAGGGGAGCTGGTGGTTGAGCCGAGTCAGACCTGTCATTCACAGGAGACTGAGGTGGTTTTCCGGACTGAAAACAGCCCACAAGGGGATCCCGACAGACCTAGGGATCAGAGCAATACCTCTGATTCCAAAAGCCATTCTCTGGAAGTCAAGAACACACCGGTCTCAACCTTACAAATGAACAACTGCATTGCAACATATGCTGATTACCGAGTTCTTTGTGACAGCTTGCCAGCTGAAGATGGTGCTTGTGAGACCCCTGAACTAACAAAGCCATTGGAAAGGTGCGGGGACGCTCAAGGTCACCCTTCTGAACTGGAACAGTTAGTAAAAGAAAGTGATGCCACTACGGACATAGCATCAACAGTAGGCCCTCCAAACAATTTGCAGCCTGTTCCAGCTGATCAGAGCCAAAATCCATCTGTGACATCTTTAGAAAAAGTGAGCACCAGTTCGTTTTGCAGTGTTGAGGTTAAGGTCACTCCTGCTCACGAGCCCTGCAGCACTCGGCACTTCAGCAGCAGTGAAATATTAAACATTAACAAGACCACAATGACCAGTAGTCTCAGCTGTCCGTTATTAGAAGATCAGTGTATGGGGGATGCGGTTGAATCTCTTGGAGATGTGAATGAGGTACCGGTAGAAAAATTTTTAACTGAGATTGAAGGGCCCAGCATATCAGAACAGACACCTGAAGCAGTTGCTTGTTCTGTCATTCCCTGTGTAGTTTCATGTCCATCAATAATGTCCAGATGTAAagaagggagcagtcaccttgCTTCAGGAGTGTCTGTGCCGGACCTTATGGAAGGACCTCCCCAGGGAACTGATAATATGAGGTGTAATATTGCAATGAATGGATCAGCTTTGGAGAAGATGAAATTGGAAGACCTTGATGAAAATGTGCTTGACCAAAAGATGGAAGGAGACGTTAGCACTGAAGGAACTCCTGAGGATAAAAAGCAGAGAAGCCACTATGAGAAGACACTAGGCATCGCCACACCAGAGAAGAAAAAGCATCGTAGGAAATTGGAGCTAACTTCTTCAGACAGATGTTTACGGAGTCAGCAGCCTAGGCCAAAAGCTGTGGCTTGTCCCGATGACACAAAAGAACAGCCACCAGTTTGTGTTGATGGATTACTGGTACCCTGTCTCAGCATAAAACTCCTGAGAAGTCAAGGCGAGAGAGGGTACAAAAGGGAGGTGTGCATCAACAGAGTAACATCTGTTCAGTTTCCTACAGAGTGCTTCAACAAAATCCTTTTGGAAAGCATTGTTGACCCCGAGAGCAGAGTGTGTGAGTCCCTTACTTCCACATCTGAGCAAGATATTGCCAAAGCAAAAAAGGCAACTGTTCAGCCACTCTCCAAAAATCTCCTTTCGAAAGATTTTGAAAACTTGCAAGATGACGAGTTGGTGAATGATAATCTTATCAATGGAAGAGCGAGCTATGGGCAAGGTCGGATTCTCGAGGTCAGTGTTGATTCTAGATCATCGGCAGAACGAAAAGTTTCCTTCTCTGCTCACCATGTCAGAAACAATCAAGATTCAGAATCTTCTGATGGTTCGGTGGATGATATGCCTCCTGCTATCCAACAGCAGACCAGTTCAGGGAAGACAGATACCTGTAAAGAGAACtcaaaatgggtaagaggaagCATGATGAAAAGATTGACAAATGTGGGATCACTGCACCAAGCAGCCAAAGGAATGACCCCAAAAGTACCACCAGGAGATAAGGTTCTTGCTGGATCTCGTGCCTTGAGATGTTCAAGTATGTCCAACACAGAACCAGAGGCAGTAATGCTACAGGAGGACAGCAAATGCTTAAGTatgaatcagcctagtgaatttCACCAGGAGAATGAAGAACCTGAGCTGCTAGGTCTGAGTGATGCTGATGCTCCTGAACCAAGTCGGCCGAAGTTTTTGGACTGGTGCTCGGAGGATGAGAACCAGGAGCTGATCACCACCTTGAATGCCACGTATGAGAACATTCACAAGGCTTGGATTCAGATGGAGAAGGAAGTGCCAGTGATGCAGAAAGCAAAATGCAAGTCCGACCGGCTCAAGGAGATCTGGAAAAGTAAAAAGAGGGCACGCAAAGCAAGAGGACTGTATGACCATAAAATATCCCCAGTACAGAAACTCTTTATGACCAACTTCAACCTTGCCAGCATCTGTAAATGGTTCATGGAGACAACTGAGACCAGGTCTCTGATCATCGTTAAAAATGTCAGTGCCCGGAATCCAGTTGAGACCATGAAAGCTAAAACCTTCCTTCAGAAGAACTCCATGATCGGTCTCTTCCCCAGCCCCCAAGCAGAGCGGCTAAAGAAACACCTGAAAAAGTTTGCCATGGCATCTCCTGCTCGCAGCAATTGGAAGACTCGGGCACTGCTGCACAATGTTGCGAGGAGAGCTGCGACAGGGGCAGATGGAGCAGGACAGCAGCATTGGAGCTTTTCCTTAGATACTGGAGAAGGCCTGACTCCCAGGGACCTTTTTCTGGCCAAAGTGGAAAGTGACCCTGTCGAGGAGGATGGATTTCCTGGTAACAATACAGCAGCCCAGCCCTCCAAGCATTTGGGGTTGAAGAAACCGGTCAGTGCGTGGATCTTGCGGAAATATTCCAATATGAGAGGCAAGCTCCACAAATTGCAGCAGGGGAAGGAGCATGCTGGGAGGAAGGTTTTAGCCAAGCACAAGAGTGTCTGTATGAACCCCATGGTCTCACCCAAACTGACCTCGCAGGCCCAACTGGACTGCCCTGGagcccctctccccatcacctctCGGAAGTCTGAAGAGAGCAAAGGGAAGAGGAAGGCACCCAAGGACAGTCGCATTAAGGAACTCCGTGTGGGTCGAGTCAAGAGCAGCAAGTCTGAGGCAGGCCCTCCTGTTCTGCTGCCCAAATCCATGCCCAGACAGTTGCCTGCAAACCGGAAGTCCAGAGTGGAGGTCAACACTGCAAGGGCTCCAGCTCCCAAAAAGGCTGCTGCCAGTGGAAAAACCAATGTTCTATTCCCAAAAAGCACCGAGAAGAGGCTTTCTGGCGCTAACCTGAAAAATATTCCAAGGGTCAAGGGCTCATCCCAAAGTCGGGATGGGCCTAAAGGCAGGAAGACCAAAAGAAACAGCAGCAAAGAGTGTCGGATGAAACCTAACAAGAAAA
The nucleotide sequence above comes from Stegostoma tigrinum isolate sSteTig4 chromosome 20, sSteTig4.hap1, whole genome shotgun sequence. Encoded proteins:
- the wu:fc17b08 gene encoding uncharacterized protein wu:fc17b08 isoform X2 → MHRMIRQFAAEYTSKTSTSQDSLVLTSTKDQSASKTPVLGASVLNPVLSKLLMADQDRPLDLTVKKSNLESDSQDGVLDLSTKKIPSACNVSTDKTLSGSTSTVLAKGNKIPRQEAQHDTESWTSLDQFMAKLCRHHQIQFMNVLSYVHSEASPVEEPSESSSHEDMATSSPSPVLLRPKNSEDRTGRGSILQSYPSSNQEIQTPNKLNSESVEEENQPAREELLLLGTETNRVASVEKPTPRGCCSSGNYIKNCTEEAVFSSIGMCTTDCNKTRSMEGLQKETVNQKEIDISQLDQTSSECAHISAVARLEGICSNSCENKTEGAVAGRAQVETSQVLSEELLNLSKNLSKNQSGSRGSSRAMSDHKTIKHTSVQGGSREHTSATKRMVKNNHVLTTESSTKDWLPSKPRAAVRDASGRLRLKPQAPPTKTARKSTRVSVLRARSSMPMCQYVNEHDNQCDIVYISKPITECRFDAQRSLSSSRKTARKSTRGHLCNEEYWELKTVRTLAKSPAMEARKGNCPSLIPIPSAPMTPKQALILPVSVPICVSVDAGTGIHGDPKVQLKVSQEDSQDFSYSESKGELVVEPSQTCHSQETEVVFRTENSPQGDPDRPRDQSNTSDSKSHSLEVKNTPVSTLQMNNCIATYADYRVLCDSLPAEDGACETPELTKPLERCGDAQGHPSELEQLVKESDATTDIASTVGPPNNLQPVPADQSQNPSVTSLEKVSTSSFCSVEVKVTPAHEPCSTRHFSSSEILNINKTTMTSSLSCPLLEDQCMGDAVESLGDVNEVPVEKFLTEIEGPSISEQTPEAVACSVIPCVVSCPSIMSRCKEGSSHLASGVSVPDLMEGPPQGTDNMRCNIAMNGSALEKMKLEDLDENVLDQKMEGDVSTEGTPEDKKQRSHYEKTLGIATPEKKKHRRKLELTSSDRCLRSQQPRPKAVACPDDTKEQPPVCVDGLLVPCLSIKLLRSQGERGYKREVCINRVTSVQFPTECFNKILLESIVDPESRVCESLTSTSEQDIAKAKKATVQPLSKNLLSKDFENLQDDELVNDNLINGRASYGQGRILEVSVDSRSSAERKVSFSAHHVRNNQDSESSDGSVDDMPPAIQQQTSSGKTDTCKENSKWVRGSMMKRLTNVGSLHQAAKGMTPKVPPGDKVLAGSRALRCSSMSNTEPEAVMLQEDSKCLSMNQPSEFHQENEEPELLGLSDADAPEPSRPKFLDWCSEDENQELITTLNATYENIHKAWIQMEKEVPVMQKAKCKSDRLKEIWKSKKRARKARGLYDHKISPVQKLFMTNFNLASICKWFMETTETRSLIIVKNVSARNPVETMKAKTFLQKNSMIGLFPSPQAERLKKHLKKFAMASPARSNWKTRALLHNVARRAATGADGAGQQHWSFSLDTGEGLTPRDLFLAKVESDPVEEDGFPGNNTAAQPSKHLGLKKPVSAWILRKYSNMRGKLHKLQQGKEHAGRKVLAKHKSVCMNPMVSPKLTSQAQLDCPGAPLPITSRKSEESKGKRKAPKDSRIKELRVGRVKSSKSEAGPPVLLPKSMPRQLPANRKSRVEVNTARAPAPKKAAASGKTNVLFPKSTEKRLSGANLKNIPRVKGSSQSRDGPKGRKTKRNSSKECRMKPNKKTAAPSVKAKKGLKSDAKKRNKMATPGKRKRKSEVTSEATHKKKRKLNEKRDPVLNRRKRTDAK
- the wu:fc17b08 gene encoding uncharacterized protein wu:fc17b08 isoform X1, producing MANPCHSHQCSIERRGFRQELDSWRHKLIHCVGFESILEGLFGPKLLKDISLFEDCEPTGVSDWSFDENCLFCCLRREKVKERLVCLDQPKLKVGERKFSRQEEAKINHFEKQAEEFLNAVFQRKDSPRVVDPSIPLVACEIMHRMIRQFAAEYTSKTSTSQDSLVLTSTKDQSASKTPVLGASVLNPVLSKLLMADQDRPLDLTVKKSNLESDSQDGVLDLSTKKIPSACNVSTDKTLSGSTSTVLAKGNKIPRQEAQHDTESWTSLDQFMAKLCRHHQIQFMNVLSYVHSEASPVEEPSESSSHEDMATSSPSPVLLRPKNSEDRTGRGSILQSYPSSNQEIQTPNKLNSESVEEENQPAREELLLLGTETNRVASVEKPTPRGCCSSGNYIKNCTEEAVFSSIGMCTTDCNKTRSMEGLQKETVNQKEIDISQLDQTSSECAHISAVARLEGICSNSCENKTEGAVAGRAQVETSQVLSEELLNLSKNLSKNQSGSRGSSRAMSDHKTIKHTSVQGGSREHTSATKRMVKNNHVLTTESSTKDWLPSKPRAAVRDASGRLRLKPQAPPTKTARKSTRVSVLRARSSMPMCQYVNEHDNQCDIVYISKPITECRFDAQRSLSSSRKTARKSTRGHLCNEEYWELKTVRTLAKSPAMEARKGNCPSLIPIPSAPMTPKQALILPVSVPICVSVDAGTGIHGDPKVQLKVSQEDSQDFSYSESKGELVVEPSQTCHSQETEVVFRTENSPQGDPDRPRDQSNTSDSKSHSLEVKNTPVSTLQMNNCIATYADYRVLCDSLPAEDGACETPELTKPLERCGDAQGHPSELEQLVKESDATTDIASTVGPPNNLQPVPADQSQNPSVTSLEKVSTSSFCSVEVKVTPAHEPCSTRHFSSSEILNINKTTMTSSLSCPLLEDQCMGDAVESLGDVNEVPVEKFLTEIEGPSISEQTPEAVACSVIPCVVSCPSIMSRCKEGSSHLASGVSVPDLMEGPPQGTDNMRCNIAMNGSALEKMKLEDLDENVLDQKMEGDVSTEGTPEDKKQRSHYEKTLGIATPEKKKHRRKLELTSSDRCLRSQQPRPKAVACPDDTKEQPPVCVDGLLVPCLSIKLLRSQGERGYKREVCINRVTSVQFPTECFNKILLESIVDPESRVCESLTSTSEQDIAKAKKATVQPLSKNLLSKDFENLQDDELVNDNLINGRASYGQGRILEVSVDSRSSAERKVSFSAHHVRNNQDSESSDGSVDDMPPAIQQQTSSGKTDTCKENSKWVRGSMMKRLTNVGSLHQAAKGMTPKVPPGDKVLAGSRALRCSSMSNTEPEAVMLQEDSKCLSMNQPSEFHQENEEPELLGLSDADAPEPSRPKFLDWCSEDENQELITTLNATYENIHKAWIQMEKEVPVMQKAKCKSDRLKEIWKSKKRARKARGLYDHKISPVQKLFMTNFNLASICKWFMETTETRSLIIVKNVSARNPVETMKAKTFLQKNSMIGLFPSPQAERLKKHLKKFAMASPARSNWKTRALLHNVARRAATGADGAGQQHWSFSLDTGEGLTPRDLFLAKVESDPVEEDGFPGNNTAAQPSKHLGLKKPVSAWILRKYSNMRGKLHKLQQGKEHAGRKVLAKHKSVCMNPMVSPKLTSQAQLDCPGAPLPITSRKSEESKGKRKAPKDSRIKELRVGRVKSSKSEAGPPVLLPKSMPRQLPANRKSRVEVNTARAPAPKKAAASGKTNVLFPKSTEKRLSGANLKNIPRVKGSSQSRDGPKGRKTKRNSSKECRMKPNKKTAAPSVKAKKGLKSDAKKRNKMATPGKRKRKSEVTSEATHKKKRKLNEKRDPVLNRRKRTDAK
- the wu:fc17b08 gene encoding uncharacterized protein wu:fc17b08 isoform X3; the protein is MTVTLKNCSSNKIPRQEAQHDTESWTSLDQFMAKLCRHHQIQFMNVLSYVHSEASPVEEPSESSSHEDMATSSPSPVLLRPKNSEDRTGRGSILQSYPSSNQEIQTPNKLNSESVEEENQPAREELLLLGTETNRVASVEKPTPRGCCSSGNYIKNCTEEAVFSSIGMCTTDCNKTRSMEGLQKETVNQKEIDISQLDQTSSECAHISAVARLEGICSNSCENKTEGAVAGRAQVETSQVLSEELLNLSKNLSKNQSGSRGSSRAMSDHKTIKHTSVQGGSREHTSATKRMVKNNHVLTTESSTKDWLPSKPRAAVRDASGRLRLKPQAPPTKTARKSTRVSVLRARSSMPMCQYVNEHDNQCDIVYISKPITECRFDAQRSLSSSRKTARKSTRGHLCNEEYWELKTVRTLAKSPAMEARKGNCPSLIPIPSAPMTPKQALILPVSVPICVSVDAGTGIHGDPKVQLKVSQEDSQDFSYSESKGELVVEPSQTCHSQETEVVFRTENSPQGDPDRPRDQSNTSDSKSHSLEVKNTPVSTLQMNNCIATYADYRVLCDSLPAEDGACETPELTKPLERCGDAQGHPSELEQLVKESDATTDIASTVGPPNNLQPVPADQSQNPSVTSLEKVSTSSFCSVEVKVTPAHEPCSTRHFSSSEILNINKTTMTSSLSCPLLEDQCMGDAVESLGDVNEVPVEKFLTEIEGPSISEQTPEAVACSVIPCVVSCPSIMSRCKEGSSHLASGVSVPDLMEGPPQGTDNMRCNIAMNGSALEKMKLEDLDENVLDQKMEGDVSTEGTPEDKKQRSHYEKTLGIATPEKKKHRRKLELTSSDRCLRSQQPRPKAVACPDDTKEQPPVCVDGLLVPCLSIKLLRSQGERGYKREVCINRVTSVQFPTECFNKILLESIVDPESRVCESLTSTSEQDIAKAKKATVQPLSKNLLSKDFENLQDDELVNDNLINGRASYGQGRILEVSVDSRSSAERKVSFSAHHVRNNQDSESSDGSVDDMPPAIQQQTSSGKTDTCKENSKWVRGSMMKRLTNVGSLHQAAKGMTPKVPPGDKVLAGSRALRCSSMSNTEPEAVMLQEDSKCLSMNQPSEFHQENEEPELLGLSDADAPEPSRPKFLDWCSEDENQELITTLNATYENIHKAWIQMEKEVPVMQKAKCKSDRLKEIWKSKKRARKARGLYDHKISPVQKLFMTNFNLASICKWFMETTETRSLIIVKNVSARNPVETMKAKTFLQKNSMIGLFPSPQAERLKKHLKKFAMASPARSNWKTRALLHNVARRAATGADGAGQQHWSFSLDTGEGLTPRDLFLAKVESDPVEEDGFPGNNTAAQPSKHLGLKKPVSAWILRKYSNMRGKLHKLQQGKEHAGRKVLAKHKSVCMNPMVSPKLTSQAQLDCPGAPLPITSRKSEESKGKRKAPKDSRIKELRVGRVKSSKSEAGPPVLLPKSMPRQLPANRKSRVEVNTARAPAPKKAAASGKTNVLFPKSTEKRLSGANLKNIPRVKGSSQSRDGPKGRKTKRNSSKECRMKPNKKTAAPSVKAKKGLKSDAKKRNKMATPGKRKRKSEVTSEATHKKKRKLNEKRDPVLNRRKRTDAK
- the wu:fc17b08 gene encoding uncharacterized protein wu:fc17b08 isoform X4 — encoded protein: MAKLCRHHQIQFMNVLSYVHSEASPVEEPSESSSHEDMATSSPSPVLLRPKNSEDRTGRGSILQSYPSSNQEIQTPNKLNSESVEEENQPAREELLLLGTETNRVASVEKPTPRGCCSSGNYIKNCTEEAVFSSIGMCTTDCNKTRSMEGLQKETVNQKEIDISQLDQTSSECAHISAVARLEGICSNSCENKTEGAVAGRAQVETSQVLSEELLNLSKNLSKNQSGSRGSSRAMSDHKTIKHTSVQGGSREHTSATKRMVKNNHVLTTESSTKDWLPSKPRAAVRDASGRLRLKPQAPPTKTARKSTRVSVLRARSSMPMCQYVNEHDNQCDIVYISKPITECRFDAQRSLSSSRKTARKSTRGHLCNEEYWELKTVRTLAKSPAMEARKGNCPSLIPIPSAPMTPKQALILPVSVPICVSVDAGTGIHGDPKVQLKVSQEDSQDFSYSESKGELVVEPSQTCHSQETEVVFRTENSPQGDPDRPRDQSNTSDSKSHSLEVKNTPVSTLQMNNCIATYADYRVLCDSLPAEDGACETPELTKPLERCGDAQGHPSELEQLVKESDATTDIASTVGPPNNLQPVPADQSQNPSVTSLEKVSTSSFCSVEVKVTPAHEPCSTRHFSSSEILNINKTTMTSSLSCPLLEDQCMGDAVESLGDVNEVPVEKFLTEIEGPSISEQTPEAVACSVIPCVVSCPSIMSRCKEGSSHLASGVSVPDLMEGPPQGTDNMRCNIAMNGSALEKMKLEDLDENVLDQKMEGDVSTEGTPEDKKQRSHYEKTLGIATPEKKKHRRKLELTSSDRCLRSQQPRPKAVACPDDTKEQPPVCVDGLLVPCLSIKLLRSQGERGYKREVCINRVTSVQFPTECFNKILLESIVDPESRVCESLTSTSEQDIAKAKKATVQPLSKNLLSKDFENLQDDELVNDNLINGRASYGQGRILEVSVDSRSSAERKVSFSAHHVRNNQDSESSDGSVDDMPPAIQQQTSSGKTDTCKENSKWVRGSMMKRLTNVGSLHQAAKGMTPKVPPGDKVLAGSRALRCSSMSNTEPEAVMLQEDSKCLSMNQPSEFHQENEEPELLGLSDADAPEPSRPKFLDWCSEDENQELITTLNATYENIHKAWIQMEKEVPVMQKAKCKSDRLKEIWKSKKRARKARGLYDHKISPVQKLFMTNFNLASICKWFMETTETRSLIIVKNVSARNPVETMKAKTFLQKNSMIGLFPSPQAERLKKHLKKFAMASPARSNWKTRALLHNVARRAATGADGAGQQHWSFSLDTGEGLTPRDLFLAKVESDPVEEDGFPGNNTAAQPSKHLGLKKPVSAWILRKYSNMRGKLHKLQQGKEHAGRKVLAKHKSVCMNPMVSPKLTSQAQLDCPGAPLPITSRKSEESKGKRKAPKDSRIKELRVGRVKSSKSEAGPPVLLPKSMPRQLPANRKSRVEVNTARAPAPKKAAASGKTNVLFPKSTEKRLSGANLKNIPRVKGSSQSRDGPKGRKTKRNSSKECRMKPNKKTAAPSVKAKKGLKSDAKKRNKMATPGKRKRKSEVTSEATHKKKRKLNEKRDPVLNRRKRTDAK